A window from Ictalurus punctatus breed USDA103 unplaced genomic scaffold, Coco_2.0 Super-Scaffold_100046, whole genome shotgun sequence encodes these proteins:
- the LOC128629980 gene encoding kinetochore-associated protein 1-like, which translates to MTFQLDCPKLLKLTGLPGRLIVSLFEHSSLVEHVKSPAGQTSPDIHAVAKEIAPINGVDLLKIRNILLEKWLCTPGQTNGKVRGFQTHAVTLNVG; encoded by the exons ATGACTTTTCAGCTGGACTGCCCCAAGCTGCTGAAGCTCACGGGACTGCCCGGCCGTCTCATCGTGTCTCTGTTCGAGCACAGCTCATTGGTGGAGCACgtgaagagtcctgctggacaGACCTCCCCTG ACATTCACGCAGTGGCTAAAGAGATCGCACCCATTAACGGTGTTGACCTTCTTAAGATCCGTAATATCCTTCTAGAGAAGTGGCTTTGCACACCAGGGCAGACAAATGGCAAGGTAAGAGGTTTTCAAACACACGCAGTTACTTTAAATGTTGGCTGA
- the LOC128630226 gene encoding kelch-like protein 10 has protein sequence MSKQEEEKGMERKVDGMSCNIINELRLEKQLCDAVIVVDGAEFHVHKNILCGCSPYFMALFTNGGYPPDKLRYSIPNVSAKIMELIVEYAYIRRVNITEKNVCKLLIAADCLLVNSLVNDCCTFLKAQLCPENCVKIWHLAHSYFCEKLKQQAFRFILHNFEEMVRLSEEFLDLTVEQLSEIIEKDELNVKQESVVFEAILQWIKHAPWKRKAHIGVLLPKVRLGLLTHDYLMNNVSNNVLVMDDMTCKPIVTSVLMGIDDLNPSLPLSSDLQRLRLPSAVLLAIGGYGHKNLNTIEAYDTRAARWVNVTCDDESPRAYHGTVYLNGFVYCIGGFDSVDFLNSVRRFDPITRTWAQVNPMHSCRCDVSVCVLDSRIYAMGGFDGIRQVKTVERYEPENDRWCMIVPMHERRGDSSATVLNGKVYICGGFDGNGCLFTGEYYSPQTGAWTLITPMMIRRRGLGVVAYGGWVYAVGGSDGVNQISNVEVYNPQTSVWTQGPAMNNKRSNFGTSATSALDDLLFVAGGENGTTIMDEVECYDKQTSEWHAVKNMGISRHALSCCVLSGLPNMAEYAAPRDDPYRVPQSSQSTRGYLTPPANV, from the coding sequence ATGAGTaaacaggaagaagagaagggaaTGGAGAGGAAGGTAGACGGGATGTCCTGCAACATCATCAATGAGCTGCGGTTAGAGAAGCAGCTCTGTGACGCAGTCATCGTGGTGGACGGCGCCGAATTCCACGTGCACAAGAACATCCTGTGCGGCTGCAGCCCATACTTCATGGCTCTCTTCACCAACGGCGGGTACCCTCCTGATAAGCTTAGGTACAGCATCCCTAACGTTTCCGCCAAGATAATGGAGCTGATCGTGGAGTACGCGTATATAAGACGTGTTAACATCACAGAGAAAAACGTGTGTAAGCTGCTGATCGCTGCTGATTGTCTGTTGGTGAACAGCCTGGTGAACGACTGCTGCACGTTCCTGAAGGCTCAGCTGTGTCCCGAGAACTGCGTTAAGATCTGGCATTTAGCTCACTCCTACTTCTGCGAGAAGTTGAAGCAGCAGGCCTTCCGGTTTATCTTGCACAACTTTGAGGAGATGGTGCGCCTCTCTGAGGAGTTCCTGGATCTGACAGTCGAGCAGCTGAGCGAGATAATCGAGAAGGACGAACTGAACGTGAAACAGGAGAGCGTGGTGTTTGAAGCCATCTTACAGTGGATCAAACATGCGCCATGGAAACGGAAAGCGCACATAGGAGTGTTACTGCCTAAGGTGCGTCTGGGGCTACTGACACACGATTACCTTATGAACAATGTGAGCAACAACGTTTTAGTGATGGACGACATGACATGTAAGCCGATCGTCACCAGCGTTCTGATGGGCATCGATGACCTCAACCCGAGCCTTCCTCTCAGCTCTGATCTCCAGAGACTCCGCCTGCCCAGCGCCGTTCTGCTGGCCATCGGTGGCTATGGCCACAAGAATCTCAATACCATAGAAGCATACGATACGCGAGCGGCGCGTTGGGTCAATGTCACATGCGACGACGAGAGTCCACGAGCCTATCATGGGACGGTGTATCTGAACGGCTTCGTGTACTGCATCGGAGGATTCGACAGTGTGGATTTCCTCAACAGTGTGAGAAGGTTTGACCCCATCACCAGAACCTGGGCTCAGGTGAACCCCATGCACTCTTGCCGGTGTgacgtgagcgtgtgtgtgctggacaGTCGTATCTATGCGATGGGAGGATTTGATGGCATCAGACAGGTGAAGACGGTGGAGCGATATGAACCTGAGAATGATCGGTGGTGCATGATCGTGCCGATGCACGAACGAAGGGGCGACTCTAGCGCTACAGTACTGAATGGCAAAGTTTACATATGTGGAGGGTTTGACGGGAACGGGTGTTTGTTCACGGGGGAGTATTACAGTCCTCAGACGGGAGCGTGGACCCTCATCACCCCCATGATGATCAGAAGGCGTGGACTGGGCGTGGTTGCATACGGAGGATGGGTTTACGCTGTCGGGGGAAGTGATGGTGTTAATCAAATAAGCaatgtagaggtgtataatCCTCAGACCAGCGTGTGGACACAAGGTCCAGCCATGAACAACAAGCGCAGCAACTTCGGCACTTCAGCAACTTCGGCATTGGACGATCTCCTGTTCGTTGCTGGAGGAGAGAACGGCACTACCATCATGGATGAAGTGGAGTGTTATGATAAGCAGACTTCTGAATGGCATGCAGTCAAAAACATGGGGATTTCTCGCCATGCTCTGAGCTGCTGTGTGCTGTCTGGTTTACCCAACATGGCAGAGTACGCTGCTCCCCGAGACGATCCCTACAGAGTCCCTCAGAGCTCACAGAGCACCAGAGGCTACCTCACACCTCCTGCCAACGTCTGA